A stretch of the Bacteroidales bacterium genome encodes the following:
- a CDS encoding class I SAM-dependent methyltransferase, which yields MNKYVVSSFLRRLGLIQIADFVRFLIHYAGTFRSRRAFRRKYPGVVLPPAYYVYETFNLNYESFYSKSRDTAQWLISNIAAFEPFDNKKILEWGCGPGRVIRHLPALLPSSCQFYATDYNPKYIAWCRKNLNNINFQTNDLEPPLPFPEGFFDIIYSISVFTHLSLRSHYAWFAELERVAKNGGILFFTVHGEVFKKRSSLRVRKSCLTGESL from the coding sequence ATGAATAAATATGTTGTTTCATCCTTTCTGAGACGATTGGGGTTAATTCAAATTGCTGATTTTGTTCGTTTTTTGATCCACTATGCCGGAACATTCCGCTCGCGACGGGCATTTCGCAGGAAGTATCCAGGGGTTGTATTGCCTCCGGCCTATTACGTTTACGAAACGTTTAATCTGAATTACGAGAGCTTCTACTCGAAAAGCCGGGATACTGCGCAATGGCTTATATCAAACATTGCCGCATTTGAACCGTTTGACAACAAGAAGATACTGGAGTGGGGGTGCGGTCCCGGGCGTGTTATACGTCATTTACCAGCTCTTTTGCCCTCTTCCTGTCAGTTTTATGCTACCGACTATAACCCGAAATATATTGCATGGTGCAGGAAGAATCTGAATAACATTAACTTCCAGACAAATGATCTGGAACCTCCCTTACCCTTTCCTGAAGGATTCTTTGATATAATTTATTCCATTTCGGTATTTACCCATCTGTCGCTGCGAAGTCATTATGCATGGTTTGCTGAACTGGAGAGAGTGGCAAAGAATGGTGGCATTCTTTTTTTTACTGTTCACGGAGAAGTATTTAAAAAGAGAAGCTCACTGAGAGTGAGAAAAAGTTGTTTGACAGGGGAGAGCTTGTAA
- a CDS encoding C40 family peptidase gives MTGERKYGVCAVSCLPLRAFPDEKSEMVSMFLFGELYHVLGSEQGWYQVSAEYDDYIGWISGSAVHLITGKEYRYLAEGSKTLTRPAFLVPEEYSDHPFMILPGSSLPAFRDNSFVLGGKTFQSAGPLVTNDGTLNPLAQVPLTAMLFLNAPYLWGGRSLFGVDCSGFVQVVFKTAGIRLPRDASQQAQIGKTISLREARTGDIAFFGPAPGKITHTGIFLDNGRFIHASGKVRIDTIDERGIFSAERKQITHALQLVKRVIL, from the coding sequence TTGACTGGTGAGAGAAAATATGGAGTCTGTGCGGTAAGCTGTCTTCCCTTGCGTGCTTTTCCCGATGAGAAGTCAGAGATGGTCAGTATGTTTCTTTTTGGAGAACTCTACCATGTGTTGGGCTCAGAGCAGGGATGGTATCAGGTTTCTGCTGAATATGACGATTACATAGGATGGATTTCCGGTTCAGCAGTGCATTTAATTACCGGGAAAGAATACCGGTATCTTGCGGAGGGGAGCAAAACGCTGACCAGACCTGCCTTCCTTGTTCCGGAAGAATATTCTGATCATCCGTTCATGATTTTGCCCGGAAGTTCCTTGCCGGCTTTTAGGGACAATTCCTTTGTGCTGGGGGGCAAGACCTTTCAATCAGCCGGACCATTGGTTACCAATGACGGAACGTTGAATCCGCTTGCTCAGGTTCCACTCACTGCCATGCTGTTTCTCAATGCACCCTATTTGTGGGGTGGAAGATCGCTTTTTGGAGTTGATTGCTCAGGTTTTGTCCAGGTTGTTTTCAAAACGGCAGGAATCAGGCTTCCGCGTGATGCCAGTCAGCAGGCTCAGATCGGAAAAACCATTTCGCTGAGGGAGGCCAGGACCGGCGACATTGCCTTTTTCGGACCCGCTCCGGGAAAGATTACCCACACCGGAATTTTTCTGGATAACGGCCGGTTTATCCATGCCTCAGGAAAGGTACGGATCGATACCATTGACGAAAGAGGGATTTTTTCTGCTGAAAGGAAGCAAATTACCCACGCGCTGCAGTTGGTTAAACGAGTGATCCTTTGA
- a CDS encoding HDIG domain-containing protein — translation MKKMNEKQKESLKRILLYLAAAVILFFLFPSAGKFKYEYQKGRPWMHETLIAPFDFPIYKTQQEIEQERDSILQLFSPYFQLDTSIAYQQSARLDSSFTKIFSQAVTKMVEEKLVPSYLKQELLMQENDFRTAVLHSLRSIYNQGIVSSVEWNKNQFKQSKTIQIIRNNVSSQVAFNSLYTEVSAYRYLIGNVREQPGLKAYSADQTEQLLHFMNLNEYITGNLFYDARKTELERKSLVSNISLTEGMVLEGERIISKGEIVSDEKFKILESLRIEYNQRVGITGHKILLLLGQFILSILSVLMIFLFLQSFRKEVFGNQLKTLFILFIILFMSALTRLVISYSQLSVYVIPFALIAIIVKTFYDSRIALFILITTLFITAFWVPNAFEFVFMNFVAGIVAIFSLSNQYRRGKLFITSVLVLLAYTVVFAGISLLEEGRWNSVSWGELFWFTGNSLLLLSAYPLMFIFEKTFGFLSDASLTELSDTNQPLLRQLAELAPGTFQHSLQVANLAEDAVRHIGGNALLVRTGALYHDIGKMENPLYFIENQTPGTNIHEHFDAAESARIVISHVENGLLLARKNGLPEQISDFISTHHGTTLARYFYYTWLKNNKEESNSEHLFRYPGPRPFSKETAVVMMADAVEAASRSLTKVDESSLTALVNEIIDQQMHEEQFNDADITFKDITTIKNVFIQRLRNIYHARIAYPKRPLK, via the coding sequence GTGAAGAAGATGAATGAAAAACAAAAAGAATCGCTGAAGCGCATTTTGCTTTACCTGGCTGCTGCGGTTATTTTGTTTTTCCTTTTCCCTTCGGCAGGAAAATTCAAGTATGAATACCAGAAAGGAAGGCCATGGATGCATGAAACACTGATTGCACCCTTCGATTTTCCCATTTATAAAACACAGCAGGAAATTGAACAGGAGAGGGACAGCATTTTGCAATTATTTTCTCCTTATTTTCAGTTAGATACAAGCATAGCATACCAGCAATCTGCCCGTCTGGATTCGTCGTTCACAAAAATATTTTCTCAGGCAGTTACAAAAATGGTTGAGGAGAAACTGGTTCCAAGCTACCTGAAACAAGAACTTCTTATGCAGGAAAACGATTTTCGGACAGCAGTGCTTCATTCGCTCAGATCAATTTATAATCAGGGAATTGTTTCCAGTGTCGAATGGAATAAGAATCAATTCAAACAAAGCAAAACCATACAGATAATCCGCAACAACGTTTCTTCACAGGTAGCTTTCAATTCTCTTTATACTGAAGTTTCGGCCTACCGATACCTTATTGGTAATGTAAGGGAGCAACCCGGGCTGAAAGCATATAGTGCCGACCAGACCGAGCAACTGCTGCACTTCATGAACCTTAATGAATATATTACCGGCAACCTGTTTTATGATGCAAGAAAGACGGAACTGGAAAGAAAAAGCCTGGTGTCTAACATCTCCCTAACCGAAGGAATGGTGCTCGAAGGAGAACGGATTATATCAAAAGGAGAAATAGTTAGCGATGAAAAATTCAAAATTCTTGAGTCTTTGCGCATAGAATACAACCAAAGGGTAGGAATTACCGGACACAAGATATTGCTGCTTCTCGGACAGTTTATTTTAAGCATCCTTTCGGTTCTGATGATTTTTTTGTTTCTGCAGAGTTTCCGTAAAGAGGTATTCGGCAATCAGCTGAAAACCCTGTTCATCCTTTTCATTATTCTTTTCATGAGTGCTCTCACCAGGCTGGTAATCAGCTATTCACAGCTGAGCGTATATGTAATACCGTTTGCTCTGATTGCCATTATTGTAAAAACTTTTTACGACAGCCGGATAGCTTTATTCATCCTGATCACAACCCTTTTTATAACGGCATTCTGGGTTCCCAATGCATTCGAATTTGTTTTCATGAACTTTGTTGCAGGAATTGTAGCCATTTTCTCTCTTTCCAACCAATACCGCCGGGGTAAATTGTTTATTACTTCCGTTCTCGTACTGCTGGCCTATACAGTTGTTTTTGCAGGTATCAGTCTTCTGGAAGAAGGACGCTGGAACTCCGTATCATGGGGAGAGCTCTTCTGGTTTACCGGAAACAGTTTACTGCTCCTTTCCGCCTATCCCCTCATGTTCATTTTTGAAAAGACGTTTGGATTTCTTTCTGATGCTTCGCTGACCGAACTTTCTGACACCAATCAGCCGCTGTTGCGCCAGCTGGCAGAACTGGCCCCCGGCACGTTTCAGCACTCCCTTCAGGTAGCGAATCTGGCCGAAGATGCTGTCCGCCATATCGGCGGAAATGCACTCCTGGTGCGCACCGGTGCATTGTATCATGATATCGGGAAAATGGAAAACCCGCTTTATTTTATTGAAAACCAAACCCCTGGCACCAATATCCACGAACATTTCGACGCTGCAGAAAGCGCCAGGATTGTTATCAGCCACGTTGAAAATGGCCTTCTTCTGGCAAGAAAGAATGGCCTTCCTGAACAGATATCCGATTTTATTTCAACCCATCACGGCACCACTCTCGCTCGTTATTTTTACTATACCTGGCTGAAAAACAACAAGGAAGAAAGCAATTCAGAGCATTTGTTCCGCTATCCAGGGCCACGTCCCTTTTCTAAGGAAACCGCTGTTGTAATGATGGCAGATGCCGTGGAAGCCGCCTCAAGAAGCCTGACAAAAGTTGATGAATCCTCTCTTACAGCACTCGTTAACGAAATTATTGATCAGCAAATGCATGAAGAGCAATTCAATGACGCTGATATAACCTTCAAAGATATCACTACCATAAAAAATGTATTTATTCAGCGCCTACGGAATATTTATCATGCCCGGATTGCTTACCCCAAAAGGCCTCTGAAATGA
- a CDS encoding outer membrane lipoprotein carrier protein LolA has protein sequence MNCTTIKLILSALLFPFAVSAQQDPKAQEILKKLSDFARSSDVIYVRYDYAFKNVQTKENFSANGEAWIKKDKFKILVSQKNAEIYYDGEVMWTYIPSIKEVNISVPDTSSNEFFINNPAELFTYYEKEYKTRYLGDVNGTNACRVDLYPVDLKKPYYRIRLTIDKTTSQLTEAEAAGKNGETYLVKLKEVRSEKNLPDSFFTFDRRKHPDVEVIDLRF, from the coding sequence ATGAACTGCACCACCATTAAGTTAATTTTGTCTGCGCTTTTATTTCCTTTTGCCGTTTCAGCGCAGCAGGATCCAAAGGCACAGGAAATCCTGAAAAAATTATCGGACTTTGCCCGTTCATCGGATGTGATTTATGTCCGGTACGACTATGCCTTTAAAAATGTTCAGACCAAGGAGAATTTTTCAGCCAACGGCGAGGCGTGGATTAAAAAAGACAAGTTCAAGATTCTTGTTTCACAGAAAAATGCTGAAATATACTATGACGGAGAAGTAATGTGGACATATATACCTTCCATCAAGGAAGTGAATATTTCGGTTCCTGACACTTCATCCAATGAATTTTTTATCAATAATCCGGCCGAACTTTTTACCTATTATGAGAAAGAGTATAAGACCCGGTATCTGGGTGATGTCAACGGCACCAATGCCTGCAGGGTAGACTTATATCCGGTGGATCTGAAAAAGCCTTATTACCGTATCCGGCTTACCATAGATAAAACAACCAGCCAACTCACTGAAGCCGAGGCAGCAGGAAAAAATGGTGAGACCTATCTTGTCAAACTCAAAGAAGTGAGATCGGAAAAAAACCTTCCGGATTCCTTCTTCACATTTGACCGGCGAAAACATCCTGATGTGGAAGTAATTGATCTGCGTTTTTGA